One part of the Flavobacterium johnsoniae UW101 genome encodes these proteins:
- a CDS encoding DEAD/DEAH box helicase, which yields MYNTTTEEVIKKAPHIEGLNTENLPQYLTKIYARIVSVRMSLDGSKKLSPKLKKDIHELRKLANNLESFTVLSKKDSNQVSAAFVAGTAHNLLQLIRDQKYSFSPQTLESHSVPNWISSILLFLIGDSPADAAEIAVRIAIGTDDSIKFQLSNAIRLLAMGNLGSLRALEPATRDYNDNEIDIEAEDYLWLQLLLGLQQMASVLLGITSTRESYFKNVVDLASIDMTFTDIIIKRCYSAPFHLATLLDILEDRLLSRGVINVKAPAETVPKEWHMFLQKLAESRPYLWENHFEAVHSGFLDSGCSAVLTFPTGAGKTTVAELKIASTIMAGKSVLYLVPTHALEDQINRDLNTLFDYIDSDKLEIGGEFTDFENGVLETINVMTPERCLTLLAINPESFEDIGLIVFDEFHLVHGRAEKLDKRSLDAMYCLLKLFTEVPAADYLLISAMVENGEEISSWVERVIGRECKTFNSDWKPTRQLQSCIIYPKNEIKELEKIISDFRRNYNGKTVPTRLKTQINSTAHQIYSLRNKWEADKPDDFFVRKLFNKKFNLEVSPYWKITSNRNAVASELAAFFVNAGMKTLLFVNNPVAAKSTARRLNSKLDKKDLELETFNQLNQARITSIEMELGDLQYSFYNPLFQVAVHHGLLLPIERQLNESLFKSKEGIHAIVATATLAQGINLPAEVVIIAGDDRFDEDTDGSEKLLAHEILNAAGRAGRAGTAAQGVAILVPGQIITFENKLTAPTDWIELQKRVFAKSDQCLVINDPMTQFLDEVTAFDDNELLSQNVNSLLLRLHSDETEEASIKAIFSNSFAFFKANLEGDDKISAKINELIIKRENLSHDLLYDKSVEAISLKTGINPNIIEKLSKSISELDLKQIIAYSVSDWISWFVNWLQSDEIYIYEMFSSPSSRAQLARALGLKVTNYDVSAISKNLHKIVPIFEAYISGQNYETINEMIPGKSDEYLSKSRHFILRLVPHKSFALGIVSLTIKEILFSYGYEPDEIPYVIKNLATMVKEGLDTEEKLQYKIKRRTLMRVQIHRMFEI from the coding sequence ATGTACAATACTACAACGGAAGAAGTCATTAAAAAAGCTCCTCACATTGAGGGATTAAATACTGAAAATCTACCTCAGTATCTAACGAAAATTTACGCCCGAATTGTTTCAGTTAGAATGTCTTTGGATGGTTCTAAAAAACTTTCGCCAAAGCTAAAAAAAGATATTCACGAGTTAAGAAAACTTGCAAACAATTTAGAGTCATTTACTGTTCTTAGTAAGAAAGACAGCAATCAGGTATCAGCAGCTTTTGTAGCTGGAACTGCGCACAACTTACTTCAACTCATTAGGGATCAAAAATATTCTTTTTCCCCACAAACATTAGAATCTCACAGTGTCCCAAATTGGATTTCCTCAATTTTATTATTTCTAATTGGTGACAGTCCTGCTGATGCCGCAGAAATCGCTGTAAGAATTGCAATTGGGACTGACGATTCCATTAAATTTCAATTATCAAATGCTATTCGTCTTTTAGCTATGGGAAATCTTGGAAGCTTACGAGCACTTGAGCCCGCCACCAGAGATTACAATGATAATGAAATTGACATAGAAGCCGAAGATTATTTGTGGCTTCAGCTATTGTTAGGCCTTCAGCAAATGGCATCAGTACTATTGGGTATTACATCGACCAGGGAAAGCTATTTTAAAAATGTAGTCGACTTGGCATCAATTGATATGACTTTCACGGATATAATAATTAAAAGGTGCTATTCTGCTCCATTTCACTTAGCCACACTACTTGATATTTTAGAGGATCGGCTTTTAAGCAGAGGGGTGATAAATGTAAAAGCACCAGCAGAAACAGTTCCAAAAGAATGGCATATGTTTTTACAAAAGCTTGCTGAATCTAGACCATATCTATGGGAAAATCATTTTGAAGCAGTGCACTCTGGATTCTTGGATTCTGGATGCTCTGCTGTGTTAACTTTTCCCACTGGTGCAGGTAAAACTACAGTAGCTGAGCTAAAAATCGCTTCTACAATTATGGCAGGCAAATCAGTATTGTATTTGGTACCCACACATGCCCTAGAGGATCAAATAAATCGTGATTTAAATACCCTTTTTGATTACATAGATTCAGACAAATTAGAAATTGGTGGTGAATTTACTGATTTTGAAAATGGAGTTCTTGAAACAATTAATGTCATGACACCTGAAAGGTGTCTAACACTTCTAGCAATTAATCCTGAAAGTTTTGAAGATATCGGACTAATTGTTTTTGACGAGTTTCATTTAGTACATGGCCGTGCTGAAAAACTTGATAAAAGAAGTCTCGACGCAATGTATTGCTTACTAAAACTTTTTACTGAAGTTCCAGCAGCAGATTATTTACTAATATCTGCGATGGTTGAAAATGGAGAAGAAATTTCGTCATGGGTGGAACGTGTTATTGGAAGGGAGTGTAAAACTTTTAATTCTGATTGGAAGCCAACCCGACAACTCCAAAGTTGTATAATTTATCCCAAAAATGAAATTAAAGAACTAGAAAAAATTATCTCAGATTTTCGAAGGAATTATAATGGAAAGACTGTGCCAACTAGGCTTAAAACGCAGATTAATTCAACAGCGCATCAGATTTACAGCCTTCGAAATAAATGGGAAGCAGACAAGCCAGATGATTTTTTTGTTAGAAAGCTCTTTAACAAAAAATTTAACCTTGAAGTCAGTCCATATTGGAAAATTACCAGTAATAGAAATGCAGTAGCTAGCGAACTTGCAGCATTTTTTGTAAATGCTGGTATGAAAACTCTTTTATTCGTCAATAATCCTGTCGCTGCAAAAAGCACAGCCCGCAGACTTAATTCAAAACTTGATAAAAAAGATTTAGAATTAGAAACCTTTAACCAGCTAAATCAAGCTAGAATAACGAGTATTGAAATGGAGCTTGGAGATCTGCAATATTCATTCTATAATCCTCTTTTTCAAGTTGCAGTACATCATGGTCTACTTCTACCGATTGAAAGACAATTAAACGAATCACTATTTAAATCTAAGGAAGGAATACACGCAATTGTCGCGACTGCGACTTTGGCGCAAGGTATAAATCTACCAGCCGAAGTAGTTATAATTGCTGGTGACGATCGATTTGATGAAGATACAGATGGATCCGAAAAATTACTAGCTCATGAAATTTTAAATGCAGCAGGAAGAGCAGGAAGAGCTGGCACCGCAGCACAGGGAGTAGCAATATTGGTGCCAGGTCAAATCATAACTTTTGAAAACAAATTAACTGCTCCTACAGACTGGATTGAACTACAAAAAAGAGTATTTGCTAAAAGTGACCAATGCCTTGTAATCAACGATCCCATGACACAGTTTTTAGATGAAGTAACTGCATTTGATGATAATGAGCTGCTATCGCAAAATGTTAATAGCCTCTTATTACGCCTTCATAGTGACGAAACAGAAGAAGCCTCAATAAAAGCAATTTTCAGTAATTCTTTTGCATTTTTTAAAGCAAATTTGGAAGGTGATGATAAAATTTCAGCGAAAATAAATGAACTAATTATAAAGCGGGAAAATCTTTCGCATGATCTTCTATATGACAAGTCAGTTGAAGCAATTAGTCTTAAGACTGGTATCAATCCTAATATTATTGAAAAATTAAGTAAGAGCATATCAGAATTAGACTTGAAACAGATTATCGCTTATTCAGTTTCAGATTGGATTAGTTGGTTCGTTAACTGGCTACAAAGTGATGAAATTTACATTTATGAGATGTTTTCCAGCCCATCAAGTCGCGCACAGTTAGCAAGAGCACTGGGCTTAAAAGTCACAAACTATGACGTCAGCGCAATCAGTAAAAACCTTCATAAAATAGTGCCAATATTTGAGGCATATATTAGCGGCCAAAATTACGAAACTATAAACGAAATGATTCCAGGAAAATCTGACGAGTATTTAAGCAAGTCTAGACATTTCATCTTGAGATTAGTACCGCATAAGAGCTTCGCTCTCGGTATAGTATCATTAACAATCAAGGAAATATTGTTCTCATACGGCTACGAACCAGATGAAATACCCTATGTCATTAAAAACCTAGCTACAATGGTAAAAGAAGGTTTAGATACTGAAGAAAAATTACAATACAAAATTAAACGAAGAACATTAATGCGTGTACAAATACACCGTATGTTTGAAATTTAA
- a CDS encoding single-stranded DNA-binding protein, which yields MEIIGRLTKDAVVAKVNAERQVVNFSIAVNDSYKPKNSTEVKKIVTYIDCSYWLSTGVAQFLKKGTAVELFGRIGLNVYIGNDSQAYGSLTFHTSNIKIIAFVSDNASVPKQSKAVLKQDQKDPDDLPF from the coding sequence ATGGAAATCATTGGACGACTTACAAAAGATGCCGTAGTAGCAAAAGTAAACGCAGAAAGACAGGTGGTTAATTTCTCAATTGCCGTAAACGACAGCTACAAGCCTAAAAACAGTACCGAGGTTAAAAAAATTGTAACCTACATCGACTGCTCTTACTGGCTCTCGACAGGCGTGGCGCAGTTTCTTAAAAAAGGAACTGCCGTTGAACTGTTCGGACGAATCGGACTGAATGTCTATATCGGAAATGATTCACAGGCGTACGGAAGCCTGACTTTTCACACCTCTAACATCAAGATTATTGCCTTTGTCAGCGATAATGCTTCAGTTCCTAAGCAGAGTAAGGCAGTTTTAAAACAGGATCAAAAAGACCCCGACGACCTGCCTTTCTAA